From the Lolium rigidum isolate FL_2022 chromosome 2, APGP_CSIRO_Lrig_0.1, whole genome shotgun sequence genome, one window contains:
- the LOC124689104 gene encoding uncharacterized protein LOC124689104, giving the protein MAGKDVAAKTTTAEPKSVARRLWRVTRAVLYMLRRGVLPSGRTPAMDIRRGRIAGKALSGFVSFHRHAATARSSSVAARRRDDDEVAGYYNNSYDAADIARVFEMLNDSGHLFDDEDALGRATPSPALQTLGCGAAAAQLRVTGTPFASSEHQQVDRKADEFISRFYEQLRAQQSLAATPDYYGYAARPVAA; this is encoded by the coding sequence ATGGCCGGCAAGGACGTCGCCGCGAAGACTACCACCGCTGAGCCGAAGAGCGTGGCGCGGCGGCTATGGCGGGTGACGCGCGCCGTTCTCTACATGCTGCGGCGTGGCGTGCTGCCGTCCGGGCGTACGCCTGCCATGGACATCCGCCGCGGTAGGATCGCCGGCAAGGCCCTCAGCGGCTTCGTCAGCTTCCATCGCCATGCTGCCACCGCTCGCTCTAGCTCCGTAGCAGCGAGGCGCCGAGACGACGACGAGGTCGCCGGCTACTACAACAACAGCTACGACGCGGCTGACATCGCCAGGGTGTTCGAGATGCTCAACGACAGCGGACACCTCTTCGACGACGAGGACGCGCTAGGGAGGGCGACGCCTTCTCCCGCGCTGCAGACCTTGgggtgcggcgcggcggcggcccagcTGCGCGTCACTGGCACGCCGTTCGCGTCAAGCGAGCACCAGCAGGTGGACAGGAAGGCCGACGAGTTCATCAGCAGGTTCTACGAGCAGCTGCGTGCGCAGCAGAGCCTCGCCGCCACGCCGGACTACTACGGCTACGCTGCAAGGCCGGTCGCCGCTTGA